In the genome of Chelonia mydas isolate rCheMyd1 chromosome 26, rCheMyd1.pri.v2, whole genome shotgun sequence, one region contains:
- the CDS2 gene encoding phosphatidate cytidylyltransferase 2 isoform X2 has translation MIAFFFIIIYLGPMVLMMIVMCVQIKCFQEIITIGYNVYRSYELPWFRTLSWYFLLCVNYFFYGETVTDYFFTLVQREEPLRILSKYHRFISFALYLTGFCMFVLSLVKKHYRLQFYMFGWTHVTLLIVVTQSHLIIHNLFDGMIWFIVPISCVICNDIMAYMFGFFFGRTPLIKLSPKKTWEGFIGGFFATVLFGLLLSYLMSGYRCFTCPVEFNNDSNSFTVDCEPSELFQLQEYNIPLVIQSVIRWKTVRMYPFQIHSIALSTFASLIGPFGGFFASGFKRAFKIKDFANTIPGHGGIMDRFDCQYLMATFVNVYIASFIRGPNPSKLIQQLLALRPDQQVHIFNTLKAHLVDKGMLANSENA, from the exons ATGATTGCattcttcttcatcatcatctaCCTGGGACCCATGGTTTTAATGATGATT GTGATGTGTGTCCAGATCAAGTGTTTCCAGGAGATTATCACTATTGGCTACAATGTGTATCGCTCATATGAGCTGCCCTGGTTCAGGACCCTCAGCTG gtaCTTTCTGCTGTGTGTAAACTACTTTTTCTATGGCGAGACGGTAACGGATTACTTTTTCACCCTGGTTCAGAGAGAGGAGCCCTTGCGAATTCTCAGCAAATACCATCGCTTCATTTCCTTTGCCCTCTACTTAACAG GCTTCTGCATGTTTGTCCTGAGTCTGGTGAAGAAGCATTACCGTCTCCAGTTCTACATG TTTGGTTGGACCCATGTGACTTTGCTAATTGTTGTTACCCAGTCGCACCTCATCATTCACAACCTGTTTGACGGGATGATCTG GTTCATTGTCCCGATTTCATGTGTGATCTGCAATGACATCATGGCCTATATGTTTGGGTTTTTCTTTGGCCGCACCCCGCTCATCAAG CTTTCCCCAAAGAAGACCTGGGAGGGTTTTATTGGCGGGTTCTTTGCCACTGTTCTGTTTGGACTGCTG CTGTCGTACTTGATGTCTGGATACCGGTGCTTCACCTGTCCTGTGGAATTCAATAACGACTCCAACAGCTTCACTGTGGATTGCGAGCCATCTGAGCTGTTCCAGCTACAAGAATATAACATCCCCCTGGTGATTCAGTCTGTCATTCGCTGG AAAACAGTCCGGATGTATCCCTTCCAGATCCACAGCATCGCCCTCTCCACCTTTGCTTCCCTCATTGGGCCCTTCGGAGGATTCTTTGCTAGTGGGTTTAAGAGAGCCTTCAAAATCAAG GACTTCGCCAACACGATCCCAGGGCATGGCGGGATCATGGATCGCTTTGACTGTCAGTACCTGATGGCTACCTTTGTCAACGTGTACATTGCAAGTTTTATCAG GGGTCCTAACCCAAGCAAACTGATCCAGCAGCTTTTAGCTCTGCGGCCAGACCAGCAGGTCCACATCTTCAACACGTTAAAGGCGCACCTTGTTGATAAGGGTATGTTGGCCAATTCTGAGAACGCATAG